A part of Prolixibacteraceae bacterium genomic DNA contains:
- the rfbA gene encoding glucose-1-phosphate thymidylyltransferase RfbA, producing the protein MKGIILAGGSGTRLFPLTKVVSKQLLPIYDKPMIYYPLSVLMLTGIRDILIISTPDDLPLYRELLGDGSQLGMHFEYVVQPSPDGLAQAFILGESFIGSDDVCLVLGDNIFYGAGLHRSVLDAKEIVEKERKSVVYGYYVNDAERYGVAEFDKDGHVISIEEKPQHPKSNYAVVGLYFYTNDVIEVAKAITPSTRGELEITSVNQHYLKEGNLKVNLLGRGFAWLDTGTHDAMANATQFVQAIETRQGQKISCIEEIAWRKGFIDDAQLLELAYPMRNNDYGKYLERLIEHRTY; encoded by the coding sequence ATGAAAGGAATTATATTAGCAGGAGGATCAGGGACACGCCTCTTCCCATTAACTAAAGTAGTATCTAAGCAGCTATTGCCTATTTATGATAAACCTATGATCTATTATCCACTGTCTGTATTAATGTTGACAGGGATAAGAGATATCTTGATCATTTCTACTCCAGATGATCTTCCATTATATAGAGAGTTATTAGGAGATGGCTCTCAGTTAGGAATGCATTTTGAATATGTCGTTCAACCAAGTCCTGATGGTTTGGCACAAGCGTTTATACTTGGAGAGTCGTTTATTGGATCAGATGATGTCTGTTTGGTTTTAGGTGATAATATCTTTTATGGTGCAGGATTGCATCGTTCAGTATTGGATGCTAAAGAGATTGTGGAAAAAGAGCGTAAATCAGTCGTTTATGGATATTATGTCAATGATGCGGAACGTTATGGTGTTGCTGAATTTGATAAGGATGGGCATGTGATCTCCATTGAAGAGAAACCACAACATCCAAAATCTAATTATGCGGTAGTAGGCCTCTATTTTTATACCAATGATGTAATTGAAGTCGCCAAAGCTATTACACCTTCTACTCGTGGGGAATTAGAGATTACCTCTGTTAACCAACACTATTTAAAGGAAGGCAACCTTAAAGTCAACCTTCTTGGGCGAGGGTTTGCATGGTTAGATACTGGCACGCATGATGCGATGGCCAATGCCACACAGTTTGTTCAAGCCATTGAAACACGACAAGGGCAGAAAATTTCTTGTATCGAAGAGATTGCATGGCGAAAGGGGTTTATTGATGATGCCCAATTATTAGAACTTGCTTATCCTATGCGAAACAATGACTATGGCAAATATCTAGAACGACTGATAGAGCATAGAACATATTGA
- the rfbB gene encoding dTDP-glucose 4,6-dehydratase, whose amino-acid sequence MKKKILITGGAGFIGSHLVRLMVQKYPNYNIYNLDALTYAGNLSNLKDIESFSNYKFIKGDIRDSDLLYDLFQEYDFDGVIHLAAESHVDRSIEDPLAFVNTNIIGTVNLLNAAKRTWHGQYEGKLFYHISTDEVYGSLGAEGYFEETTPYMPHSPYSASKASSDHLVRAYHDTYGFPIIISNCSNNYGPNQFPEKLIPLFIHNILQGKALPVYGKGENVRDWLYVVDHARAIDLIFHEGKDGETYNIGGFNEWTNIDLIRLMCRLMDQKLNREEGHSEKLVTYVTDRAGHDLRYAIDATKLQRELGWEPSLQFEEGLSRTIDWYLNNNVWMEEVTSGTYQEYYEKMYNDR is encoded by the coding sequence ATGAAGAAAAAGATATTGATTACTGGAGGAGCAGGGTTTATAGGCTCTCATTTGGTACGTTTAATGGTTCAAAAGTATCCAAATTACAACATATACAATTTAGATGCATTAACTTATGCTGGGAATTTGTCTAACTTAAAAGATATCGAATCGTTCTCAAACTATAAATTTATCAAAGGAGATATTCGTGATAGTGATTTACTGTATGACTTGTTTCAAGAATATGATTTTGATGGCGTAATTCATTTGGCTGCAGAATCACATGTGGATCGTTCTATTGAAGACCCCCTCGCTTTTGTAAATACAAATATTATCGGTACCGTTAATTTATTGAATGCAGCAAAAAGAACATGGCATGGACAATATGAAGGCAAATTGTTCTATCATATTTCTACCGATGAGGTATATGGCTCTTTAGGAGCAGAAGGATATTTCGAGGAGACTACACCTTATATGCCTCATAGCCCATACTCTGCCTCCAAAGCGAGTTCTGATCACTTGGTGCGGGCATATCATGACACTTATGGTTTTCCAATTATCATAAGTAACTGTTCAAATAATTATGGACCAAATCAATTCCCTGAGAAATTGATCCCCCTTTTTATTCATAATATCTTGCAGGGTAAAGCCCTACCTGTTTACGGTAAAGGAGAGAATGTGCGAGATTGGTTATACGTGGTAGATCATGCTCGTGCTATTGATCTTATATTTCACGAAGGAAAAGATGGTGAAACATATAATATTGGAGGTTTTAATGAGTGGACCAATATCGATTTAATCCGTTTGATGTGTCGTTTGATGGATCAAAAACTAAATCGAGAAGAAGGACACTCTGAAAAACTTGTTACCTATGTCACAGATCGTGCTGGTCATGATTTACGTTATGCGATTGACGCAACCAAACTTCAGCGAGAATTAGGCTGGGAGCCATCACTTCAATTTGAGGAGGGACTATCTAGGACCATTGATTGGTACTTGAATAATAATGTTTGGATGGAAGAGGTGACTAGTGGTACATACCAAGAATATTATGAAAAAATGTATAATGACAGATAA
- a CDS encoding SusD/RagB family nutrient-binding outer membrane lipoprotein, whose protein sequence is MKQYIKIILSPILILVLLFANIGCKSELEEEFDNPNQYEPELNNKISGLFTSQCSEWKVFVKDYGEWYWQMSGFGVMSYIQVSGRYITPRYSFYESYEDLNSGNYLSDQGFTWFNDLYIKNRSWEKIQFFLSKASEDERANSKIYYTLSSIIKDMCTLRCVDLYNSIPYSEAFQGNKGLFFPKYDDPKEIYTTVLKDLGACYIRLEDEYKGMSAVAKQLFQKQDLIFSGDVSKWKKYTNALRLRYAIHLSGVDQEFSVNIMKDVVKDLPNEDYYWDLPHVKPADELPGGGTWHRGMYERTYVSFVPNLIANRLNFGSAKYEADIDDPRLPVLMMPTCFKDYRGVSMNADKQDQAYKDGHKYYPYGNDLASSMDDTWDEKNKRYVGNTKSMWNFSTFMHNNLPVDIFTLAEVDLLLAEAELKFQITGITVADHLKNAVIHSTDFWYAMNGYSNYPEKFDDQEVVDMMRPTKPSSGVIQQYAEMLAKAYRAKSDKADQIEMIMQQKFIHINLLRPYQLWTDLRRTCHPKLEPFTFDSKVMTPMPNRIKYPSSEFTSNTDNYMKVNKEDDFTSLIFWVSEEKKTEGYYRTEDIPFSQKPTF, encoded by the coding sequence ATGAAACAATATATAAAGATAATATTAAGTCCAATATTGATACTTGTGTTGCTGTTTGCTAATATTGGATGTAAAAGTGAGCTGGAAGAGGAATTTGATAACCCGAACCAATACGAACCTGAATTAAATAATAAAATTTCAGGTTTATTTACCTCTCAATGTAGTGAATGGAAGGTATTTGTTAAAGATTATGGAGAGTGGTATTGGCAGATGAGTGGTTTTGGTGTGATGTCCTATATTCAAGTGTCTGGACGTTATATAACCCCTCGTTATTCATTCTATGAATCTTATGAAGACTTGAATTCAGGAAATTATCTATCAGACCAAGGATTTACATGGTTTAATGATCTCTATATCAAAAATAGAAGTTGGGAGAAGATCCAATTCTTTTTGTCGAAAGCAAGCGAAGACGAGAGAGCTAACAGTAAGATATATTATACTCTTTCTTCTATTATCAAGGATATGTGCACCCTACGTTGTGTGGATCTTTATAATTCTATCCCATACTCTGAGGCATTTCAGGGCAACAAAGGACTCTTTTTCCCAAAGTATGATGATCCGAAAGAAATTTATACCACGGTATTGAAGGACCTTGGGGCATGTTATATTAGACTTGAGGATGAGTATAAAGGGATGTCTGCAGTTGCCAAGCAGCTTTTTCAAAAACAAGATCTAATATTTTCTGGAGATGTGTCAAAGTGGAAGAAGTATACCAATGCATTACGATTACGCTATGCAATTCATCTATCAGGAGTTGACCAAGAGTTTTCGGTGAATATTATGAAAGATGTGGTGAAAGACCTTCCCAATGAAGATTACTATTGGGATCTTCCTCATGTAAAGCCTGCGGATGAACTCCCTGGAGGAGGTACATGGCATCGAGGGATGTATGAAAGAACTTATGTCAGCTTTGTGCCGAATCTTATCGCTAACAGATTGAATTTTGGTAGCGCTAAGTACGAAGCTGATATTGATGATCCTCGTCTTCCTGTCTTGATGATGCCTACTTGCTTTAAAGATTATAGAGGAGTAAGTATGAATGCAGATAAGCAAGATCAAGCGTACAAAGATGGCCATAAATATTATCCTTATGGCAATGACTTGGCTTCTAGTATGGATGATACTTGGGATGAGAAGAACAAACGCTACGTTGGAAACACCAAATCAATGTGGAATTTTTCGACTTTTATGCATAATAATTTACCTGTAGATATTTTTACGCTAGCTGAGGTTGATCTATTGTTGGCTGAAGCAGAACTAAAGTTCCAAATAACTGGGATAACCGTAGCTGATCACCTTAAGAATGCCGTAATCCATTCGACTGATTTTTGGTATGCAATGAATGGATATAGTAATTATCCTGAAAAATTTGATGATCAGGAAGTGGTGGATATGATGCGACCAACAAAACCTTCATCTGGAGTTATACAACAATATGCAGAGATGTTGGCAAAGGCTTATCGAGCGAAGAGTGATAAAGCCGATCAGATAGAGATGATTATGCAACAGAAGTTTATTCATATTAACTTACTTCGCCCTTACCAACTATGGACCGACTTGAGGAGAACTTGTCATCCAAAGCTAGAACCTTTTACTTTTGACAGTAAGGTAATGACTCCTATGCCAAATCGTATAAAATATCCATCATCTGAATTTACCTCTAATACGGATAACTATATGAAGGTGAATAAGGAAGATGATTTTACAAGTCTTATTTTCTGGGTGTCAGAAGAGAAGAAAACAGAAGGGTATTATCGAACAGAAGATATTCCTTTCTCCCAGAAGCCTACTTTTTAA
- a CDS encoding alpha-L-fucosidase encodes MNSVVKKAILAMLIVSSFVITPPCQALSSKKEEKKEFKEDWKELKNHQASPKWFADAKLGIYFHWGVYSVPAYGNEWYPRNVHFKNRGIYKHHVKTYGNFDKFAYHDFVPMFKAENFNAAEWVQLFEDAGAQFAGPVAEHHDGFSMWDSEVTPWNSMDKGPHKDIVGEMKKEMDKHGMKFITTFHHARNLQRYSDRYEDEIANHKGRFQDSHYPYFPGTPPTTKDPELAYLYGNIPEAEWNEKVWFGKLKEVIDKYQPDIIWFDSWLDRIPENYRKKFCTYYLQEAKKWHKDVVIVRKQNDLPIEFTVDDLEKSRKNKIEKHVWMTDETISKGSWCYTDNLKVKPSEDVLHVLIDIVSKNGVLLLNVSPKADGTIPQDQQKVLRDMGSWLKKYGESIYATRPWYTFGEGPTKEPDGHFNNHKKFLKIKYTEEDIRYTTKKNTVFATILGKVTPKREYVLTAFNKANNDHYGKVKGVKVLGSKHKIKWKLKEDGLHLTMPKGMEEDMASVIKIHTQHL; translated from the coding sequence ATTAATTCCGTTGTTAAAAAAGCAATACTTGCTATGTTGATAGTAAGTAGCTTTGTTATAACTCCTCCTTGTCAAGCATTATCCTCAAAGAAGGAAGAGAAAAAAGAGTTTAAAGAGGACTGGAAAGAGCTTAAAAATCATCAAGCCTCACCCAAATGGTTTGCCGATGCAAAGTTAGGGATATACTTTCATTGGGGAGTCTACTCTGTACCTGCTTATGGTAATGAGTGGTACCCTAGGAATGTTCATTTCAAGAACAGAGGAATATATAAGCACCATGTGAAAACATATGGTAACTTTGACAAGTTTGCTTACCATGATTTTGTTCCCATGTTTAAAGCGGAGAATTTTAATGCAGCGGAATGGGTACAACTTTTTGAAGATGCAGGAGCACAGTTTGCAGGCCCCGTAGCAGAGCATCATGATGGTTTTTCGATGTGGGATAGTGAGGTTACACCATGGAATTCTATGGACAAAGGGCCCCATAAAGACATTGTAGGAGAGATGAAAAAGGAGATGGACAAACATGGTATGAAATTTATTACGACATTTCACCATGCCAGAAATCTTCAGAGATATAGCGATCGTTATGAGGATGAAATTGCAAACCATAAAGGAAGGTTTCAAGATTCTCATTATCCCTATTTCCCTGGTACACCTCCTACAACAAAAGACCCTGAATTGGCATACCTTTATGGTAATATTCCAGAAGCGGAATGGAATGAGAAGGTTTGGTTTGGTAAGTTAAAAGAGGTCATAGACAAATACCAGCCAGATATCATATGGTTTGACTCATGGCTAGATCGAATTCCAGAGAACTACCGTAAGAAATTCTGTACATACTACCTTCAAGAAGCTAAAAAGTGGCATAAAGATGTAGTTATTGTTAGAAAGCAGAATGACCTACCTATCGAATTTACAGTAGATGATCTTGAAAAGTCGAGAAAGAATAAGATTGAAAAGCATGTTTGGATGACAGATGAAACCATCAGCAAAGGCAGCTGGTGTTACACTGACAATCTTAAGGTTAAACCATCGGAGGATGTTCTTCATGTACTGATCGATATTGTGAGTAAAAATGGGGTGCTTCTTCTTAATGTCTCGCCAAAAGCTGACGGTACGATTCCTCAAGACCAACAAAAAGTATTACGAGATATGGGATCATGGTTAAAAAAATATGGTGAGTCTATTTATGCTACCAGACCATGGTATACCTTTGGCGAAGGCCCAACGAAAGAACCGGATGGACATTTCAATAACCATAAGAAGTTCTTGAAGATCAAATATACGGAAGAGGATATTCGTTATACCACAAAAAAGAACACTGTATTTGCAACCATTTTAGGTAAAGTCACTCCTAAGAGGGAGTACGTGTTAACTGCTTTTAACAAAGCCAATAATGATCATTATGGCAAAGTAAAGGGAGTAAAAGTACTCGGTTCAAAGCACAAAATTAAATGGAAACTAAAAGAGGATGGACTTCATCTAACCATGCCCAAAGGTATGGAAGAAGATATGGCTTCGGTAATTAAAATACATACTCAACACTTATAG